TGATCGTGAATTTTACTACATGCCGATCTTTGAATCTGTAAGCTGCGGCTCTCCGCAGGAAATAGAATCAGCTGAACCGCTCGATCATATTCTGGTTGATACAAATTCTCTTTCTGGAGACTTCAATAGTTATTTTTCTTTCTTTGCCAGCGGTGATAGCATGGAACCTTACATTTCCAACGGTGATGTGGTGATCGTGAAGCAAGACAGCGAGTGGCAGCATGCCGAAGATAGAATTTGCGTCGTAAATGTGGAAGGAGAAATTACCTTAAAAAAGGTAAAAACTTTTATGGATGGTCAGGAAATTCTATTGCAACCATACAACAAAGATCATCAACCGATACTTTTAGATAAAGAACGAGCGCGAAATTCTCTGTTAGTAGGAATTGCAGTCATGAGCGTGAGGAATCTGTAACAAAAAAAATATTGCAACCCAATCGTATTTCTTATATTCTGTCTCAAAAATGTAGGAGCGAAATATGGCGAAAATCGGCAGGAATGATCCATGCCCCTGTGGCAGTGGAAAAAAATATAAGCATTGGTGTTGGAACAAAAAGCAAAAAAATCTTTCAGAAGATTA
This genomic stretch from Candidatus Cloacimonadota bacterium harbors:
- a CDS encoding XRE family transcriptional regulator, whose amino-acid sequence is MSLGKRLKQILRKLDLTQVALSKRINISNVVINRYIKDKTMPDLNFLNKLATNLNININWLITGEGTMFPTRNVKQFGDREFYYMPIFESVSCGSPQEIESAEPLDHILVDTNSLSGDFNSYFSFFASGDSMEPYISNGDVVIVKQDSEWQHAEDRICVVNVEGEITLKKVKTFMDGQEILLQPYNKDHQPILLDKERARNSLLVGIAVMSVRNL